A genomic segment from Ruegeria sp. TM1040 encodes:
- a CDS encoding AAA family ATPase — MLFQGTKDYVATEDLKVAVNAAVTLERPLLVKGEPGTGKTELAKQVADALGLRMIEWNVKSTTRAQQGLYEYDAVSRLRDSQLGEERVHDVKNYIKKGKLWEAFEADEKVVLLIDEIDKADIEFPNDLLQELDKMEFHVYETGETIRAKHRPVMIITSNNEKELPDAFLRRCFFHYIRFPDAETMKKIVEVHHPDIKPDLLSAALTQFYEIRDTQGLKKKPSTSEVIDWLKLLLAEDLSPEDLKRDGANALPKLHGALLKNEQDVHLFERLAFMARRGR; from the coding sequence ATGTTATTTCAGGGCACTAAGGACTATGTGGCAACCGAAGACCTGAAAGTTGCAGTGAATGCTGCGGTCACTCTGGAGCGCCCCTTGCTGGTCAAGGGCGAGCCGGGCACCGGCAAGACCGAGCTCGCCAAACAGGTGGCAGACGCCCTTGGGTTGCGCATGATCGAGTGGAACGTCAAATCCACCACCCGCGCGCAGCAGGGGCTCTATGAATACGATGCGGTGTCACGTCTGCGTGACAGCCAGCTCGGCGAAGAGCGCGTGCATGACGTCAAGAACTACATCAAGAAAGGCAAGCTCTGGGAGGCCTTTGAGGCCGACGAGAAAGTCGTGCTCCTGATTGATGAAATCGACAAGGCCGATATCGAGTTTCCCAACGATCTCTTGCAGGAACTCGATAAGATGGAGTTTCACGTCTACGAGACCGGCGAAACCATCCGCGCCAAACATCGCCCCGTGATGATCATCACCTCCAATAACGAAAAAGAGCTGCCCGACGCGTTTTTGCGGCGCTGTTTCTTCCATTACATCCGCTTCCCCGATGCCGAGACGATGAAGAAAATCGTCGAAGTGCATCACCCCGACATCAAACCCGACCTCTTGTCGGCGGCGCTCACGCAATTCTACGAAATCCGCGACACACAGGGGCTCAAGAAAAAACCCTCCACCTCGGAGGTGATCGACTGGCTGAAACTCCTGTTGGCCGAAGACCTGAGCCCCGAGGATCTGAAACGCGACGGAGCAAATGCGCTGCCAAAACTGCACGGTGCCTTGCTCAAGAACGAACAGGATGTGCATTTGTTTGAACGCCTCGCCTTTATGGCGCGACGTGGGCGCTGA
- a CDS encoding DUF2927 domain-containing protein yields the protein MTFSSPWGALERVLPSLRALRLKTVFLGCALLLACTPAETPPSRASASLAMDLPPIRTFATRAASPPLRSNADMARDFLDLHFRLEGGTTMPVFTRFEGPVSVAVTGTAPATLRMDLEALLTRLRREAGINVRLRTQGEVPASVTIEAVSRARIQRLLPHAACFVVPNVSSIEEYRRARRLPQTDWKNLRNRERLAIFVPNDVNPQELRDCLHEELAQALGPLNDLYRLRDSVFNDDNVHAVLTGFDMLMLRATYDPSLKTGMTREEVAARLPAILSRLNPAGARRAPAPLPQTPSAWTSAVETALGGSATRAQRVRAAHTAAHIAEAQGWQDHRRAFGHFLIGRTLETSAPEQAEAHFRTALNYLGTGPDTAPHRALNQSRLAAYALRAGNIARAEQLIDTAYGAAQTSQNAALMATLLTLKAHIAESRGDRRRATALRAESAGWALYGNGPGAVIAMTPREVAAAGPSRRR from the coding sequence GTGACCTTTTCTTCCCCCTGGGGCGCGCTCGAACGCGTCTTGCCTTCGCTCCGGGCGCTGCGCCTCAAGACGGTTTTTCTGGGCTGCGCGCTCCTGCTGGCCTGCACCCCCGCCGAGACGCCGCCCTCGCGCGCGTCGGCCTCACTGGCGATGGACCTGCCCCCCATCCGCACCTTTGCCACCCGCGCGGCTTCGCCGCCGCTGCGCTCCAATGCGGATATGGCGCGGGATTTTCTCGATCTGCATTTTCGTCTTGAGGGCGGCACCACCATGCCGGTCTTCACCCGTTTCGAAGGCCCGGTGAGCGTCGCGGTCACCGGCACCGCCCCCGCCACGCTGCGCATGGATCTTGAGGCACTGCTGACGCGCCTGCGCCGCGAGGCCGGGATCAACGTCCGCCTGCGCACGCAAGGCGAGGTGCCCGCCTCCGTGACCATCGAGGCCGTGAGCCGCGCGCGCATTCAACGTCTTTTGCCGCATGCCGCCTGTTTCGTGGTACCAAATGTCAGCTCGATCGAGGAATACCGCCGCGCGCGCCGCCTGCCGCAAACCGACTGGAAAAACCTGCGCAACCGCGAGCGGCTGGCGATCTTTGTGCCCAATGATGTGAACCCGCAAGAGCTGCGCGACTGCCTGCACGAGGAACTGGCGCAGGCGCTGGGGCCGCTCAATGACCTCTATCGCCTGCGAGATTCGGTCTTTAACGACGACAATGTACATGCGGTGCTGACCGGCTTTGACATGCTGATGCTGCGCGCAACCTACGACCCCTCCCTCAAAACCGGCATGACTCGCGAAGAGGTCGCCGCGCGCCTGCCCGCGATCCTTTCGCGGCTCAACCCTGCCGGCGCCCGCCGCGCCCCAGCCCCGCTGCCCCAGACCCCCAGCGCCTGGACTTCGGCGGTCGAGACTGCGCTCGGTGGCTCCGCAACACGCGCCCAGCGCGTGCGCGCCGCCCATACGGCTGCCCATATCGCCGAGGCGCAGGGCTGGCAGGATCACCGCCGCGCCTTTGGGCATTTCCTGATCGGGCGGACGCTGGAAACATCTGCCCCCGAGCAGGCCGAAGCGCATTTTCGCACCGCGCTCAATTACCTCGGCACCGGGCCGGACACCGCGCCGCATCGCGCCCTCAACCAGTCCCGCCTTGCTGCCTATGCGCTGCGCGCGGGCAATATCGCGCGCGCCGAACAGTTGATCGATACCGCCTATGGCGCTGCGCAAACCAGCCAGAACGCCGCCCTGATGGCCACGCTTTTGACCCTGAAGGCGCATATCGCCGAGAGCCGCGGCGACCGTCGCCGCGCGACCGCCCTGCGCGCAGAGAGTGCCGGATGGGCACTCTATGGCAATGGTCCGGGCGCGGTCATCGCGATGACGCCGCGTGAGGTTGCCGCAGCCGGTCCTTCCCGGCGTCGCTGA